The nucleotide window ATCAATCCTGCTAAGACTAAGGAGATGTCTCCGATTCAAACTGTGCTGTTTAATCCAAAAAGCTAGAAAAAACAGGATCAAATCCCCAAAGCAGTAGAGACGTTGCATTGCAACGTCCCTACATTTGGATCTGTAGCATGACTTTCGAGAATTGGTATCAGAACTGTAAAAGTGTGGAAAGACCAAGTAGTTTTGACGTTCTCCATCAAAGCTAGAGAAGTGCCTACCAATACCGCAGCACTATAATTTCTCATCTGGGGGTTCAATCAAATAACTTAAATATCAACAATCAAGCTTATTTGCAAATGCAGCTTAGTTATGAGGCGCTGGGATACCCATAGTTTGATAGAAATTTTGTTGCACCTTACGTGTCAATCGATGAGAAACTTGGCGCACAATTTGGCTTAGTAAACCAGTCCCCGTTTTTTGCAAAACTTTTTGGGGCAATTTGCGGATAAACTTAGGAAATTGGATATCTACTATTAACTCTAGCTGCCAATCGATTCTAGATTCCGGTTGAGAGCCACTAGAGACTTCTACTATTTCTAAGATGGCATTAAAAGTGACTTCATAACCTGGAGCTACATAGTTAGGGATAGCCACATCTTTGATCCGATATACTTTTTCCTGCTGGGGAAATAACTCTAAACCAACTTTAGGTTCGACTTCATAACCAAACGCACCATATTTACCAATAGTCACCTCATAAGCATTGACTCCCAAAGGCTCTACTTTCATAGGGTGAGCCGATCGCATAAACCAGTTTTGATGATCGTCTAAATATTGAGCGACTGTTTCTCTGTCAGCCCAAATTTCCATCTTGTCGGCAAAATGACCCTGAAATCTCACGGGATCGAGGCTAGTTGATGTTTCTATGACAGTATCATCTGATGCCTCATAGCTTCCTTGGGGGTGGAATCTGGTGTCAATTGGTTGCTGATGAAGAATGTGGGACTGCATGAAGTTCTCTCCTAGTATATCTATGGCTATAATTGGCTGTCTATAAATAGGGAGTCGCCAAAACCACCCCCTATAGTTTCTACAAGAGAAATAGATCAATATACGGTCAAAATTACAACTTTCTTTTAATGAAGATAACCTAGTCTTACCAGGGGTAGCTATCCGTAATTTACCTAATCTCTGGTAGTGACATAATGGCGGTAGACAGGTAATTTTACGGAGAAAGCAAAGGCTGATGAAAGTTTTAGTCGCTGGTGCTAATGGACAAACGGGTCGTCGGATTGTGCAAGAATTGGTTAATCGTCAGATTCCAGTCAAAGCTTTAGTGAGAAATATAGAGCAAGCCAAGGCTGTTTTGCCTCCATCGGCTGAATTGGTAGTTGGAGATGTCTTAAAGCCAGAAACACTCATAAATGCTCTAAGAGATTGTACTGCGATCTTATCTGCTACCGGAGCCGCACCAAGTTTTAATATTACAGGACCTTATCAGGTTGATTATCAAGGAACCAAAAATTTAGTTAATGCAGCCAAAGCTAGTGGAATCAATCGCTTGGTGACAGTATCTTCTTTATGCGTATCTAAGCTTTTCCATCCTCTCAACTTGTTTTGGCTAATTTTAGTATGGAAGCGACAAGGGGAAAAATACATTCAGCAAAGTGGTTTAGACTATACGATAGTTAGACCAGGAGGGCTAAAAAATGAGGATAATTCGGATCGGATTGTGATGTCAGAAGCCGATACCCTGTTTGATGGCAGTATTCCCAGACAAAAGGTCGCACAGGTATGTGTAGAAGCTTTGTTTCAACCAGCCGCTAGTCATAAAATCGTGGAAATCGTGGCTAAACCAGAAGCTCCAGAGTCAAACTGGTCTGACTTATTTGCTAGTGTTGCTTGAGTAATGCTGTTTGTGTCCTGATATTTTTGGGAAAAAGCAATATCGCCCCTGTAGTATTTTCTCAGTGCTGCTTAATTGCCAATCTGCGATGAAGATAAAAGTACCCACATCCTCCTCACCACTATCTGACTCACCGCGTCCTCAAACAGGTTGCTGGCGCAAAATTAGACAATTTTTGTTTGTGGGAGCGATCGCCATGACTAGCTTAACTGTGGCGGTGTATCTGTGGGAGCAACAAGCCGAGCAAATCAATCTTGATGCAATTAAGCAAGGAAAAGATGGGACAGGTCCTTTGGTAATGGAAGGGGGAGATCCTTACATTCGAGCGCTAATGCGGACAATTTCGGCAAGCGAGGCGAGCGATCGCTCTCCCTACACTATCATCTATGGCGGCGAACACGTTACTGATTTGAGCCATCATCCCAATCGCTGCGTTCTTATTGTTCGAGGTCCCAATCGCGGTAACTGTTCGACAGCAGCAGGTAGATATCAAATGCTCAACACCACTTGGAGTGAAAAAGCCAAACGCTATCACCCCACACCCCCAGGAATGATGTTCTGGAAACCCTACAGTTTTGCACCCCAGTATCAAGATGCGGTTGTCCATGCTTGGTTGAGCGATCGCCGTGCTTGGGGAGGAACAAATATCTCCCAAATGCTCAGAGATGGCAAATTAAGAGATGTACAGCGCTTACTTTCAGGTACTTGGACTAGTCTTGGTTACGGGATAGAAAGTAATTCTCTGACTGCTAGATTACCAAAAGTATATAAACGAGTTTTACAACAGGAATTAACCGAATATAACGCCGAAAAACCTAGTAAAGTCTGAAGTCAGTCGTAGAGACGTAGCAGTGCTACGTCTCTACATACCAATTATGTAGCCCCACCCAATGAAAATGGTATTATTTGACAAATTGATTTCTGGTTGCTTGACTAAACAAATATGGATACAATTATTAATAATAATTAACGTCTTTTTCTACCTTACCGAAAATTAGAAATGTTAGGTTGTAGTAAGTATTAGTAGATACTTCAGAGCTAGACAACTATGACTTTTTCTGCTGATGGTGGTACGGCTGTAGATTTTGATAACGATGGTACTGCTGACAGTCTTGGCTACGATACAGACAATGATGGTGATATCGATCTAGTCGGTAGCGATACCGATAATGATGGGGACGTAGATGTTGTTTACAATGACTCTAATAATGATGGAAAAATAGATGTCATTGTTTATGACAGTAACAATGACGGAAGTTTAGATGTAGGCATAGTCGATAATAATTACGATGGTACAGCCGATGTCGCTGTAGCAGACACTGATGGGGATGGATCTTTTGATTCAGCACTAGCCACCGGATTAGATAATGATAGTAGTGCGACCACTAGTTCCTCTTCTTCTAGCGATACATCTGTCACCTCAGTTGCGGAAAAATCACTGGCTGATTTATAACAAGTTAATCGTCCCTCAACGCCTCCTCCATTTATCAGTTTGAGGACGCTTAATTGGGGGTTTTTGGAAGTAGGCGATCGCCAATAACACAAATAACCCCATCACTCCGGCGATGGGGTTATTATTTACTCCCGTGATCCATTGAGGTATT belongs to Merismopedia glauca CCAP 1448/3 and includes:
- a CDS encoding DUF1997 domain-containing protein — translated: MQSHILHQQPIDTRFHPQGSYEASDDTVIETSTSLDPVRFQGHFADKMEIWADRETVAQYLDDHQNWFMRSAHPMKVEPLGVNAYEVTIGKYGAFGYEVEPKVGLELFPQQEKVYRIKDVAIPNYVAPGYEVTFNAILEIVEVSSGSQPESRIDWQLELIVDIQFPKFIRKLPQKVLQKTGTGLLSQIVRQVSHRLTRKVQQNFYQTMGIPAPHN
- a CDS encoding SDR family oxidoreductase, whose amino-acid sequence is MKVLVAGANGQTGRRIVQELVNRQIPVKALVRNIEQAKAVLPPSAELVVGDVLKPETLINALRDCTAILSATGAAPSFNITGPYQVDYQGTKNLVNAAKASGINRLVTVSSLCVSKLFHPLNLFWLILVWKRQGEKYIQQSGLDYTIVRPGGLKNEDNSDRIVMSEADTLFDGSIPRQKVAQVCVEALFQPAASHKIVEIVAKPEAPESNWSDLFASVA
- a CDS encoding glycoside hydrolase family 24 protein, with the translated sequence MKIKVPTSSSPLSDSPRPQTGCWRKIRQFLFVGAIAMTSLTVAVYLWEQQAEQINLDAIKQGKDGTGPLVMEGGDPYIRALMRTISASEASDRSPYTIIYGGEHVTDLSHHPNRCVLIVRGPNRGNCSTAAGRYQMLNTTWSEKAKRYHPTPPGMMFWKPYSFAPQYQDAVVHAWLSDRRAWGGTNISQMLRDGKLRDVQRLLSGTWTSLGYGIESNSLTARLPKVYKRVLQQELTEYNAEKPSKV